CGTGACCTTCGGCCTTCCCCTTCGGTCCAGGGGGTGCTCCAGGGTCTCGATTATGGTGTCTTCCTCCGCATAGGTGGTGTTGATGATGGCCCCGCCGAGCATCACGGTCTTGCCCACGTAGGCCTCGGGGTTTTTGAAAAGCTTTTCGAGGGAGACGTCCGTGTCCACCGCCTCCCTGGCCTGCTCCGAGACCACGTGGGCGCAGCCCGCCAGAACGAGAAGGACCAGAAGAAAGGGAAGTATTCTCATGCCCCATTATATTCCCTTTCCCGGGGGAAGG
This window of the Nitrospirota bacterium genome carries:
- a CDS encoding Slp family lipoprotein, producing the protein MRILPFLLVLLVLAGCAHVVSEQAREAVDTDVSLEKLFKNPEAYVGKTVMLGGAIINTTYAEEDTIIETLEHPLDRRGRPKVTDESLGRFLVRYEGFLDQAIYAPGRLITVVGTVTGGETLPLGRIEYLYPVIRSRELHLIERGYGPPRVHFGLGVFHAF